A single Oncorhynchus mykiss isolate Arlee chromosome 22, USDA_OmykA_1.1, whole genome shotgun sequence DNA region contains:
- the LOC110501605 gene encoding insulin receptor substrate 2 isoform X1 has translation MANPPNTGGHLLSNANINNNKIKKCGYLKKQKHGHKRFFVLKEPSEGFPARLEYYESEKKWKNKSAAKRVIPLDCCLNINKRADSKHKHLIALYTKDEYFAVAAENEQEQENWYRVLTDLMSEGKVYSDGSASNSASSLVGFDEGNYGMITPVTAVYKEVWQVNLKSKGLGQSRNLTGVYRLCLSSRTISFVKLNSDVASVSLQLMNIRRCGHSESFFFIEVGRSAATGPGELWMQADDSVVAQNIHETILEAMKAMKELSEFRPRSKSQSSGTNPISVPTRRHHNNLPPSQTGLQRRSRTDSMAKKSPMSKFTSCRIRTASEGDGTMARTLPVNGSPLSPDIHRTLLGSSNTITAQHCRTFESSSLQHSKSMSMPLSHSPPTATPSPVSLSSCSESSAPRPSSCNASVSGSPSDGGFISCDEYGSSPAALYLTRSSNTPESLRADTPPSRDSNDLHGYMVMERQKQNGFRRLPELDKAYRKRTYSLTTPPQHRAPPQVSSTSLDEYTLMRATYTSSGQSGRSSHTASPKVTYPEDYGDVQIGSNGHLGDCGYMPMTPGIAAQTGWVKGDAYMPMSPMCVSAPKQIINPRSHPSPAGLCSHTDSPGSVSLEDSGYMRMFCGAKMSVDSSDGKLTNGEYLNMSPVDPVVSLTPPDYILTDTTPQLHPHHRQPYSISSLPRSLKAQPQRKGVTDTDQYVVMSLQKKRIEEESNYCPISPVCSATPPTSTLSSAPSPLRAGTVTQEGGLVHKGRVSRPTRLALDSLRTLPCMIEHPLPSEPRSPGEYINIDFGNTTRYPPISAMTERSRSSLGSVDGLMRSSPPLSDYVNIDVRSHSPKHGDSPSSIGCLEPSSVLPLCPSQPPREEQRESEEQEKIIVVEYPLQKLASPVYLVGDVKDDYTEMTFSPTNPPPSAPLPATLCPSAATTPLPTSPSACVQRLTLRGEGTVGSPPVPVENFFLGCPSLSISPVNPDKGAKVIRADPQGRRRHSSETFSSTTMVTPVCPSFAPDANKRHSSASVENVSRPVRSSEGSDEEYGNSISPMCRETSAGYQNGLNYIALNLMEGSLGGCSTLGGSEGLLRFKAACGCKGGMNGFNTSPYATMGFKETATAVKGLGAVCALGPPEKQTEH, from the exons ATGGCAAATCCACCAAATACTGGAGGACACTTGTTATCCAACGCGAatattaacaacaacaaaattaaGAAATGTGGATACCTCAAGAAGCAGAAGCACGGACACAAGCGATTTTTCGTTCTGAAGGAGCCGAGCGAGGGTTTCCCTGCCCGGCTGGAGTACTACGAGAGCGAGAAGAAATGGAAAAACAAGTCGGCGGCAAAGAGAGTTATTCCGCTGGACTGCTGCCTCAATATCAACAAGAGAGCGGACTCCAAACACAAACACCTTATCGCCCTCTATACCAAGGACGAATATTTTGCTGTGGCAGCAGAGAATGAACAGGAGCAGGAGAATTGGTACAGAGTcttaactgatttaatgagcgaGGGGAAAGTGTACTCAGACGGCTCCGCATCCAATTCCGCGTCCTCGCTGGTGGGGTTTGATGAGGGGAACTACGGGATGATTACGCCGGTAACGGCTGTGTATAAGGAGGTATGGCAAGTTAACCTAAAATCCAAAGGGCTGGGACAGAGCCGGAATCTTACCGGGGTGTACAGGCTGTGCTTATCCAGCCGGACTATCAGCTTTGTGAAGCTCAACTCGGATGTTGCGTCCGTCAGTTTACAGCTGATGAACATTAGGAGATGCGGGCACTCGGAGAGCTTTTTCTTCATCGAAGTCGGCCGGTCAGCAGCCACAGGACCCGGCGAGCTGTGGATGCAGGCTGACGACTCCGTTGTGGCGCAAAACATCCACGAGACTATTCTGGAGGCGATGAAAGCCATGAAGGAGCTGTCAGAGTTCCGGCCGCGCAGCAAGAGCCAGTCATCGGGCACTAACCCCATTTCCGTGCCCACCCGGCGGCACCACAACAACCTTCCCCCAAGCCAGACCGGGCTCCAGCGACGGTCGCGCACTGACAGCATGGCCAAAAAGTCCCCCATGAGTAAATTCACCTCCTGTCGGATACGCACTGCCAGTGAGGGAGATGGCACCATGGCGCGCACCTTGCCTGTGAACGGGAGTCCCCTCAGCCCTGATATTCACCGGACCCTATTAGGGAGCTCAAACACCATCACAGCCCAGCACTGCCGGACATTTGAATCCTCTTCCCTCCAGCACAGTAAGTCCATGTCCATGCCTCTGTCCCACTCCCCACCCACAGCCACCCCCAGCCCTGTCAGCCTGTCCTCTTGCTCTGAAAGCAGTGCTCCTCGCCCCTCCAGCTGCAATGCATCTGTCTCTGGCTCCCCCAGTGATGGCGGCTTCATCTCCTGTGATGAGTATGGCTCCAGTCCTGCAGCCCTGTACCTCACTCGCAGCAGTAACACTCCAGAGTCCCTAAGGGCAGACACACCCCCCTCCCGGGATAGCAACGACTTGCATGGCTACATGGTGATGGAGAGGCAGAAACAGAACGGTTTCCGCCGGTTACCAGAGCTGGACAAGGCATACCGGAAACGCACATACTCCCTTACCACCCCGCCCCAGCACAGGGCGCCGCCACAGGTCTCCTCCACCTCATTGGACGAGTACACGCTTATGAGGGCCACCTATACCAGTAGCGGCCAATCGGGTCGCAGCTCTCACACCGCCTCCCCGAAAGTTACCTATCCTGAGGACTATGGTGATGTCCAGATAGGCTCCAACGGTCACCTAGGTGACTGTGGCTACATGCCCATGACTCCGGGCATTGCCGCTCAGACAGGGTGGGTCAAAGGTGATGCTTATATGCCCATGAGCCCCATGTGTGTGTCGGCCCCCAAGCAGATCATCAACCCCCGCTCTCACCCCTCTCCAGCTGGGCTCTGCTCCCATACCGACTCCCCTGGAAGCGTGTCTCTGGAGGACAGCGGCTACATGAGAATGTTCTGCGGGGCCAAGATGTCTGTGGACAGCTCCGACGGGAAGCTCACCAACGGGGAGTACCTCAACATGTCCCCTGTGGACCCCGTGGTCTCCCTCACCCCCCCAGACTACATCCTCACAGACACTACCCCCCAGCTTCACCCTCACCACAGACAGCCTTACTCCATCAGTTCCCTGCCCCGCTCTCTCAAAGCCCAGCCGCAGAGGAAGGGAGTTACAGACACAGACCAGTACGTGGTGATGAGTCTACAGAAGAAGAGGATAGAGGAAGAATCCAACTACTGTCCCATCTCACCTGTCTGCTCCGCTACACCCCccacctccactctctcctcagcCCCCTCACCCCTCAGAGCCGGCACGGTCACTCAGGAGGGGGGTCTGGTCCACAAGGGGAGGGTGAGCCGGCCTACCCGGCTGGCCCTGGACTCTCTAAGGACGCTGCCCTGTATGATCGAACACCCCCTCCCCTCTGAGCCCAGGAGTCCCGGGGAGTACATCAACATTGACTTTGGCAACACTACACGCTACCCGCCCATCTCCGCCATGACTGAGCGCTCTCGTTCATCACTGGGCTCGGTGGACGGGCTGATGAGGAGTTCCCCGCCACTCTCCGATTACGTCAACATTGACGTCAGATCGCACTCTCCCAAACACGGCGATTCCCCTTCTTCAATAGGGTGCCTGGAGCCGAGTTCAGTGCTTCCCTTGTGTCCCAGCCAGCCTCCCAGAGAAGagcagagggagagtgaggaaCAGGAGAAGATAATCGTTGTGGAATATCCTCTCCAAAAGCTTGCAAGCCCTGTATACCTGGTTGGTGATGTAAAAGACGACTACACTGAGATGACCTTCAGTCCTACCAAcccccctccctctgcccctctccctgccaccctgtGCCCCTCTGCTGCCACCACCCCCCTGCCCACCAGCCCGTCTGCCTGTGTCCAGAGACTCACCCTGAGGGGAGAGGGTACAGTGGGGTCCCCCCCGGTTCCTGTCGAGAACTTCTTCCTTGGGTGTccgtccctctccatctcccctgtcAACCCAGACAAGGGGGCAAAGGTGATCCGGGCTGACCCCCAGGGGCGCAGGCGCCACAGCTCAGAGACCTTCTCCTCCACCACCATGGTAACGCCAGTGTGCCCGTCGTTCGCCCCTGATGCCAACAAGCGGCACAGCTCGGCATCGGTGGAGAACGTGTCGCGGCCGGTCCGGAGCTCGGAGGGTTCAGATGAAGAGTACGGGAACAGCATCAGCCCCATGTGCCGGGAGACGTCGGCAGGCTACCAGAATGGACTTAACTACATTGCCTTAAACCTGATGGAAGGGAGCCTGGGGGGTTGCAGCACTCTGGGGGGCAGTGAGGGACTGCTGAGGTTCAAGGCAGCGTGTGGATGCAAGGGGGGCATGAACGGTTTTAACACCAGCCCCTATGCCACAATGGGCTTCAAGGAAACTGCAACAGCAGTGAAAG GGCTGGGTGCAGTCTGTGCACTGGGTCCCCCAGAAAAACAA ACTGAACACTGA
- the LOC110501605 gene encoding insulin receptor substrate 2 isoform X2 codes for MANPPNTGGHLLSNANINNNKIKKCGYLKKQKHGHKRFFVLKEPSEGFPARLEYYESEKKWKNKSAAKRVIPLDCCLNINKRADSKHKHLIALYTKDEYFAVAAENEQEQENWYRVLTDLMSEGKVYSDGSASNSASSLVGFDEGNYGMITPVTAVYKEVWQVNLKSKGLGQSRNLTGVYRLCLSSRTISFVKLNSDVASVSLQLMNIRRCGHSESFFFIEVGRSAATGPGELWMQADDSVVAQNIHETILEAMKAMKELSEFRPRSKSQSSGTNPISVPTRRHHNNLPPSQTGLQRRSRTDSMAKKSPMSKFTSCRIRTASEGDGTMARTLPVNGSPLSPDIHRTLLGSSNTITAQHCRTFESSSLQHSKSMSMPLSHSPPTATPSPVSLSSCSESSAPRPSSCNASVSGSPSDGGFISCDEYGSSPAALYLTRSSNTPESLRADTPPSRDSNDLHGYMVMERQKQNGFRRLPELDKAYRKRTYSLTTPPQHRAPPQVSSTSLDEYTLMRATYTSSGQSGRSSHTASPKVTYPEDYGDVQIGSNGHLGDCGYMPMTPGIAAQTGWVKGDAYMPMSPMCVSAPKQIINPRSHPSPAGLCSHTDSPGSVSLEDSGYMRMFCGAKMSVDSSDGKLTNGEYLNMSPVDPVVSLTPPDYILTDTTPQLHPHHRQPYSISSLPRSLKAQPQRKGVTDTDQYVVMSLQKKRIEEESNYCPISPVCSATPPTSTLSSAPSPLRAGTVTQEGGLVHKGRVSRPTRLALDSLRTLPCMIEHPLPSEPRSPGEYINIDFGNTTRYPPISAMTERSRSSLGSVDGLMRSSPPLSDYVNIDVRSHSPKHGDSPSSIGCLEPSSVLPLCPSQPPREEQRESEEQEKIIVVEYPLQKLASPVYLVGDVKDDYTEMTFSPTNPPPSAPLPATLCPSAATTPLPTSPSACVQRLTLRGEGTVGSPPVPVENFFLGCPSLSISPVNPDKGAKVIRADPQGRRRHSSETFSSTTMVTPVCPSFAPDANKRHSSASVENVSRPVRSSEGSDEEYGNSISPMCRETSAGYQNGLNYIALNLMEGSLGGCSTLGGSEGLLRFKAACGCKGGMNGFNTSPYATMGFKETATAVKD; via the exons ATGGCAAATCCACCAAATACTGGAGGACACTTGTTATCCAACGCGAatattaacaacaacaaaattaaGAAATGTGGATACCTCAAGAAGCAGAAGCACGGACACAAGCGATTTTTCGTTCTGAAGGAGCCGAGCGAGGGTTTCCCTGCCCGGCTGGAGTACTACGAGAGCGAGAAGAAATGGAAAAACAAGTCGGCGGCAAAGAGAGTTATTCCGCTGGACTGCTGCCTCAATATCAACAAGAGAGCGGACTCCAAACACAAACACCTTATCGCCCTCTATACCAAGGACGAATATTTTGCTGTGGCAGCAGAGAATGAACAGGAGCAGGAGAATTGGTACAGAGTcttaactgatttaatgagcgaGGGGAAAGTGTACTCAGACGGCTCCGCATCCAATTCCGCGTCCTCGCTGGTGGGGTTTGATGAGGGGAACTACGGGATGATTACGCCGGTAACGGCTGTGTATAAGGAGGTATGGCAAGTTAACCTAAAATCCAAAGGGCTGGGACAGAGCCGGAATCTTACCGGGGTGTACAGGCTGTGCTTATCCAGCCGGACTATCAGCTTTGTGAAGCTCAACTCGGATGTTGCGTCCGTCAGTTTACAGCTGATGAACATTAGGAGATGCGGGCACTCGGAGAGCTTTTTCTTCATCGAAGTCGGCCGGTCAGCAGCCACAGGACCCGGCGAGCTGTGGATGCAGGCTGACGACTCCGTTGTGGCGCAAAACATCCACGAGACTATTCTGGAGGCGATGAAAGCCATGAAGGAGCTGTCAGAGTTCCGGCCGCGCAGCAAGAGCCAGTCATCGGGCACTAACCCCATTTCCGTGCCCACCCGGCGGCACCACAACAACCTTCCCCCAAGCCAGACCGGGCTCCAGCGACGGTCGCGCACTGACAGCATGGCCAAAAAGTCCCCCATGAGTAAATTCACCTCCTGTCGGATACGCACTGCCAGTGAGGGAGATGGCACCATGGCGCGCACCTTGCCTGTGAACGGGAGTCCCCTCAGCCCTGATATTCACCGGACCCTATTAGGGAGCTCAAACACCATCACAGCCCAGCACTGCCGGACATTTGAATCCTCTTCCCTCCAGCACAGTAAGTCCATGTCCATGCCTCTGTCCCACTCCCCACCCACAGCCACCCCCAGCCCTGTCAGCCTGTCCTCTTGCTCTGAAAGCAGTGCTCCTCGCCCCTCCAGCTGCAATGCATCTGTCTCTGGCTCCCCCAGTGATGGCGGCTTCATCTCCTGTGATGAGTATGGCTCCAGTCCTGCAGCCCTGTACCTCACTCGCAGCAGTAACACTCCAGAGTCCCTAAGGGCAGACACACCCCCCTCCCGGGATAGCAACGACTTGCATGGCTACATGGTGATGGAGAGGCAGAAACAGAACGGTTTCCGCCGGTTACCAGAGCTGGACAAGGCATACCGGAAACGCACATACTCCCTTACCACCCCGCCCCAGCACAGGGCGCCGCCACAGGTCTCCTCCACCTCATTGGACGAGTACACGCTTATGAGGGCCACCTATACCAGTAGCGGCCAATCGGGTCGCAGCTCTCACACCGCCTCCCCGAAAGTTACCTATCCTGAGGACTATGGTGATGTCCAGATAGGCTCCAACGGTCACCTAGGTGACTGTGGCTACATGCCCATGACTCCGGGCATTGCCGCTCAGACAGGGTGGGTCAAAGGTGATGCTTATATGCCCATGAGCCCCATGTGTGTGTCGGCCCCCAAGCAGATCATCAACCCCCGCTCTCACCCCTCTCCAGCTGGGCTCTGCTCCCATACCGACTCCCCTGGAAGCGTGTCTCTGGAGGACAGCGGCTACATGAGAATGTTCTGCGGGGCCAAGATGTCTGTGGACAGCTCCGACGGGAAGCTCACCAACGGGGAGTACCTCAACATGTCCCCTGTGGACCCCGTGGTCTCCCTCACCCCCCCAGACTACATCCTCACAGACACTACCCCCCAGCTTCACCCTCACCACAGACAGCCTTACTCCATCAGTTCCCTGCCCCGCTCTCTCAAAGCCCAGCCGCAGAGGAAGGGAGTTACAGACACAGACCAGTACGTGGTGATGAGTCTACAGAAGAAGAGGATAGAGGAAGAATCCAACTACTGTCCCATCTCACCTGTCTGCTCCGCTACACCCCccacctccactctctcctcagcCCCCTCACCCCTCAGAGCCGGCACGGTCACTCAGGAGGGGGGTCTGGTCCACAAGGGGAGGGTGAGCCGGCCTACCCGGCTGGCCCTGGACTCTCTAAGGACGCTGCCCTGTATGATCGAACACCCCCTCCCCTCTGAGCCCAGGAGTCCCGGGGAGTACATCAACATTGACTTTGGCAACACTACACGCTACCCGCCCATCTCCGCCATGACTGAGCGCTCTCGTTCATCACTGGGCTCGGTGGACGGGCTGATGAGGAGTTCCCCGCCACTCTCCGATTACGTCAACATTGACGTCAGATCGCACTCTCCCAAACACGGCGATTCCCCTTCTTCAATAGGGTGCCTGGAGCCGAGTTCAGTGCTTCCCTTGTGTCCCAGCCAGCCTCCCAGAGAAGagcagagggagagtgaggaaCAGGAGAAGATAATCGTTGTGGAATATCCTCTCCAAAAGCTTGCAAGCCCTGTATACCTGGTTGGTGATGTAAAAGACGACTACACTGAGATGACCTTCAGTCCTACCAAcccccctccctctgcccctctccctgccaccctgtGCCCCTCTGCTGCCACCACCCCCCTGCCCACCAGCCCGTCTGCCTGTGTCCAGAGACTCACCCTGAGGGGAGAGGGTACAGTGGGGTCCCCCCCGGTTCCTGTCGAGAACTTCTTCCTTGGGTGTccgtccctctccatctcccctgtcAACCCAGACAAGGGGGCAAAGGTGATCCGGGCTGACCCCCAGGGGCGCAGGCGCCACAGCTCAGAGACCTTCTCCTCCACCACCATGGTAACGCCAGTGTGCCCGTCGTTCGCCCCTGATGCCAACAAGCGGCACAGCTCGGCATCGGTGGAGAACGTGTCGCGGCCGGTCCGGAGCTCGGAGGGTTCAGATGAAGAGTACGGGAACAGCATCAGCCCCATGTGCCGGGAGACGTCGGCAGGCTACCAGAATGGACTTAACTACATTGCCTTAAACCTGATGGAAGGGAGCCTGGGGGGTTGCAGCACTCTGGGGGGCAGTGAGGGACTGCTGAGGTTCAAGGCAGCGTGTGGATGCAAGGGGGGCATGAACGGTTTTAACACCAGCCCCTATGCCACAATGGGCTTCAAGGAAACTGCAACAGCAGTGAAAG ACTGA